The Acidicapsa ligni genome has a window encoding:
- the tpiA gene encoding triose-phosphate isomerase encodes MSRKPLIAANWKMYKTPAEAKAFVDAFLPLVAGHTRDEIALFPSVTSLATVVEAVAGSNVLAGLQNMHYAEEGAYTGETSATMLKAVGATHTLIGHSERRQYFNETDSIVNKKLHTALIHGIVPIVCVGEHLHEREAGLTGSVLLAQLKGALADIKPADASSIVIAYEPVWAIGTGKTATPEMAIGAHMIIRAEIANILDSSVARAIRILYGGSVKPDNATDLLDQDEINGALVGGASLKPDSFASIVKY; translated from the coding sequence ATGTCCCGTAAACCGCTGATCGCAGCCAACTGGAAGATGTACAAAACTCCCGCTGAAGCCAAAGCCTTCGTCGACGCCTTCCTGCCTCTCGTAGCTGGACATACACGCGACGAAATCGCACTTTTCCCATCCGTCACCTCGCTGGCCACAGTCGTCGAAGCCGTCGCCGGATCGAACGTCCTTGCAGGCCTGCAAAATATGCACTACGCCGAAGAAGGTGCCTATACCGGCGAGACCTCCGCAACCATGCTCAAAGCTGTAGGAGCGACCCATACCCTCATCGGCCACTCCGAACGCCGCCAGTACTTCAACGAGACAGACTCAATCGTGAACAAAAAGCTTCACACCGCGTTGATTCACGGCATCGTTCCAATCGTATGTGTTGGAGAGCATCTTCACGAGCGAGAAGCAGGCCTGACCGGATCCGTACTGCTGGCCCAACTCAAAGGCGCACTCGCCGACATCAAGCCCGCGGATGCCTCATCCATCGTTATCGCCTATGAACCAGTCTGGGCTATCGGCACCGGCAAAACAGCCACTCCAGAGATGGCAATCGGAGCCCACATGATCATCCGCGCAGAAATCGCAAACATCCTCGACTCCAGCGTTGCGCGCGCCATTCGCATCCTCTACGGCGGCAGCGTCAAGCCGGACAATGCAACTGATCTGCTGGACCAGGATGAAATCAACGGCGCACTCGTCGGCGGAGCCAGCCTTAAGCCGGATTCCTTCGCCTCCATCGTCAAGTATTAA
- a CDS encoding amidohydrolase family protein, giving the protein MRVPILTLAILCGSLITQAQQATQHLLISGNLVTPDGVIPGGWLDILNGRILTISRERPEIPNAQTLETNDLIFPGFVDLHNHPTFNVFPRWTPPHKFSNRYAWRDWDVYQQQLESKARTLFADGSNFCDVDEYVEVKALIGGTTSIIGIGSNNPAKPTPDCIRGLVRNLDHFTGFYGPQVDHERIANSIGILPRDMDAMTAAHYRQSIADGSLDLLAIHIAEGLPTDAESAQELDLLDAHNLLTAHTALIHSVGLSPSQLARVHRAGASIVWSPRSNFELYGRTANVDAAFREGVTISLAPDWSPSGSDNMWEEIQYAHKVSTRDLNSLFSSRQLVEMASSIPARVARIDDKTGTIAAGQLADFFLVSSSSTSNQASQTTQANPYEAILTGNITAVDLVVINGIPIYGDPKLLHSLNIATEPLQICGTEKALNSAALPNGPFAGVASRLSQKLKALGTELGPLDSCQK; this is encoded by the coding sequence ATGCGCGTTCCAATCCTAACCTTGGCTATTCTCTGCGGCAGCCTCATTACGCAAGCTCAGCAAGCCACGCAACATCTGCTGATAAGCGGCAATCTCGTCACCCCCGACGGAGTCATCCCCGGCGGCTGGCTCGACATCCTCAACGGACGCATCCTAACCATTAGCCGCGAACGCCCGGAAATCCCCAACGCCCAAACTCTCGAAACCAACGACCTCATCTTCCCGGGCTTCGTCGATCTGCACAATCACCCAACCTTCAATGTCTTTCCCCGTTGGACGCCGCCCCACAAATTTTCCAATCGCTACGCCTGGCGTGATTGGGACGTATATCAGCAGCAGCTCGAAAGCAAAGCACGCACCCTCTTCGCCGACGGTTCCAACTTCTGCGACGTCGATGAATATGTCGAAGTCAAAGCGCTCATCGGCGGCACCACCTCCATCATTGGAATAGGCTCCAACAACCCTGCCAAACCCACTCCGGACTGCATCCGAGGACTCGTCCGCAACCTCGACCACTTCACCGGCTTTTACGGCCCTCAAGTCGATCACGAACGCATCGCCAACTCCATCGGCATTCTGCCCCGCGATATGGATGCTATGACCGCGGCTCATTACCGGCAATCCATCGCCGACGGCAGCCTCGATCTGTTGGCCATCCACATAGCCGAGGGCCTGCCGACCGATGCCGAATCCGCCCAGGAACTCGACCTGCTCGACGCCCACAACCTGCTCACCGCGCACACGGCGCTCATTCATTCCGTCGGCTTATCGCCCAGCCAGTTGGCCCGCGTCCATCGCGCCGGAGCCTCGATCGTCTGGTCGCCGCGCAGCAACTTCGAACTCTACGGCCGCACCGCCAACGTAGACGCAGCCTTTCGCGAAGGAGTCACCATCTCCCTCGCTCCCGACTGGTCTCCAAGCGGCTCCGACAATATGTGGGAAGAGATCCAATACGCGCACAAGGTCAGCACCCGCGACCTGAACAGCCTTTTCAGCAGCCGGCAACTGGTAGAAATGGCCTCCAGCATTCCGGCAAGAGTTGCCAGAATCGACGACAAAACAGGCACCATCGCCGCTGGTCAACTGGCCGATTTCTTCCTGGTCAGTTCAAGTTCGACATCGAATCAAGCAAGCCAAACGACTCAAGCGAATCCCTACGAAGCAATCCTCACCGGAAATATCACTGCGGTCGATCTGGTCGTAATCAACGGCATTCCCATTTACGGCGATCCAAAGCTGCTCCACTCGCTCAACATCGCTACAGAACCACTCCAAATCTGCGGCACGGAAAAAGCCCTGAACTCCGCCGCTCTGCCCAACGGCCCATTCGCAGGAGTAGCGTCGCGCCTAAGCCAAAAACTGAAAGCCCTGGGCACAGAATTAGGCCCGTTAGACTCCTGCCAGAAGTGA
- a CDS encoding nucleotidyltransferase, producing MLPEDLKQLLLAFNANEVEYLVVGGYAVGIHAEPRATKDLDLFIRSADKNSKAVYCALVAYGAPLVGLTPADFRDDPDSVFQIGQPPARVDILQHISGVEFEEAWKQRTEAIVDGVPAHIISIEHLIQNKLESGRMQDLADVEAIREAQINAKTKSKD from the coding sequence ATGCTACCCGAAGATCTGAAGCAACTCTTACTCGCATTCAACGCCAACGAGGTTGAATACCTGGTCGTCGGCGGATATGCGGTAGGAATACATGCCGAACCTCGCGCCACAAAAGACCTCGACCTTTTCATCCGCTCCGCAGACAAAAATAGTAAAGCGGTCTACTGCGCCCTGGTCGCCTATGGAGCACCCCTTGTCGGATTAACTCCAGCAGATTTCCGCGATGATCCTGACTCCGTCTTCCAGATCGGTCAACCACCAGCTCGCGTCGACATTTTGCAGCACATCAGTGGCGTCGAGTTCGAGGAAGCCTGGAAGCAACGTACAGAAGCAATCGTCGATGGCGTCCCTGCCCATATCATTTCGATCGAACACCTAATCCAAAACAAACTAGAGTCAGGAAGAATGCAAGACCTGGCCGATGTCGAAGCTATCCGCGAAGCCCAAATAAACGCGAAAACAAAATCCAAAGATTAA
- a CDS encoding phosphoglycerate kinase: MSKLSIRDLDLENKHVFIRVDFNVPLTEDGTAITDDTRIKATLPTIEYAIRHHAKVILASHLGRPKGKPNAKYSLRPLVDRLRELLDHDVSLNVNVGFSPDCIGDVASELASQLESGQVLLLENLRFHPEEEANDPVFSKKLASLGEIYINDAFGSAHRAHASTEGITHFVKKAAAGLLMEKELTYLGKALEAPEKPFVAIIGGSKISGKIDVIDNLLDKVDTLVIVGGMAYTFQRALGVTTGKSLVEEDKIDIAKEALAKAKKNGVKLLLPVDNILADDFSPDAKTQVWDSSKNFPADWQGLDIGPKTIALITEEVAKAKTILWNGPAGVFEFPAFAVGTNAIANAVADNVAATSIIGGGDSVSAINQAGVADKITHISTGGGASLEFLEGKKLPGVEALTNK, from the coding sequence ATGTCCAAGCTCTCCATCCGCGACCTCGACCTCGAAAACAAGCACGTCTTCATCCGCGTTGACTTCAACGTCCCCCTCACCGAAGACGGCACCGCCATCACCGATGACACCCGCATCAAGGCCACTCTGCCCACCATCGAGTACGCCATTCGTCATCACGCCAAAGTCATCCTCGCCTCGCACCTAGGCCGCCCGAAAGGCAAGCCCAACGCGAAGTACTCGCTGCGCCCCCTAGTCGACCGTCTCCGCGAACTCCTCGACCACGACGTCAGCCTCAACGTCAACGTCGGCTTCTCTCCCGACTGCATCGGCGACGTAGCCAGCGAACTAGCCAGCCAGCTCGAATCAGGCCAGGTTCTGCTCCTCGAAAACCTCCGCTTCCACCCCGAAGAAGAAGCCAACGACCCCGTCTTCAGCAAGAAGCTGGCCTCACTCGGTGAGATCTACATCAACGACGCCTTCGGCTCTGCCCATCGCGCACACGCCTCCACCGAAGGCATCACCCACTTCGTCAAAAAAGCCGCAGCCGGCCTGCTCATGGAAAAGGAACTGACCTACCTCGGCAAAGCTCTTGAGGCCCCGGAAAAGCCCTTCGTAGCCATCATCGGCGGCTCCAAAATCTCCGGCAAAATCGACGTCATCGACAACCTCCTCGACAAGGTCGATACCCTCGTAATCGTCGGCGGCATGGCCTACACCTTCCAGCGCGCGCTCGGCGTCACCACCGGCAAATCCCTGGTCGAAGAAGACAAGATCGACATCGCCAAAGAGGCCCTCGCCAAGGCTAAGAAAAACGGCGTAAAACTCCTGCTCCCAGTCGACAACATCCTCGCCGACGACTTCTCCCCCGACGCCAAAACCCAGGTATGGGATAGCTCCAAAAACTTCCCCGCCGACTGGCAAGGCCTGGACATCGGCCCCAAAACCATCGCCCTCATCACCGAAGAAGTAGCCAAGGCCAAGACCATTCTCTGGAACGGCCCCGCAGGCGTCTTCGAATTCCCCGCCTTCGCAGTAGGAACCAACGCCATCGCCAATGCAGTGGCAGATAACGTAGCAGCCACCAGCATCATCGGCGGCGGCGACTCCGTCAGCGCAATCAATCAGGCCGGAGTAGCCGACAAAATCACCCACATCAGCACCGGCGGCGGCGCCAGCCTCGAATTCCTCGAAGGCAAGAAACTCCCCGGCGTAGAAGCCCTCACCAACAAGTAA
- a CDS encoding acyltransferase family protein: MPRTAILQTAQRDFYIDRLRSVMTALVILHHTAITYGGPGGWFWREIETSPTPSSTALTFFCATNQAYFMGFFFLLAGYFTPRSLERKGTAQFLLDRFLRLGLPLLAFILILGPLTAAIVTAFEGHGFWPTIVYLRNHQRIINGPLWFAEALLIFSLIYCAWSAAVAKRRTTPQTPQRSPRPVPAYSWWLLAAVGTGVTALAIRQFVPTGENVFGLQLGYFASYIVLFAVGIAAWRHDWLRQLRWRDAQPWLFITVIAWPFMPVGIVLARKLYGPGRSNFSGGFSWTAILYAFWEPLIAWGIISLWLLVFREHMNKPSAIWDWLNRRAYAVYILHPPVLVTIGLLLHHWTAPALLKFGVTGILSVAATWLISDPIVRLPGIRKIV, translated from the coding sequence ATGCCCCGGACAGCGATCCTTCAGACAGCCCAACGCGACTTCTACATCGACCGCCTGCGTTCTGTCATGACTGCGCTCGTCATCCTGCATCACACCGCTATCACTTACGGCGGTCCTGGCGGCTGGTTCTGGCGAGAGATCGAGACCTCCCCAACTCCATCCAGCACGGCCCTGACATTTTTCTGCGCAACCAACCAGGCCTACTTCATGGGCTTCTTCTTTTTGCTGGCTGGATACTTCACACCACGCTCTCTTGAACGAAAAGGCACCGCGCAATTCCTGTTAGACCGCTTCCTGCGCCTAGGCCTGCCGCTGCTGGCATTCATCCTCATCCTCGGCCCGCTCACCGCCGCTATCGTAACCGCATTTGAAGGTCATGGCTTCTGGCCAACCATCGTCTACCTCCGGAACCATCAGCGCATCATCAACGGCCCCCTATGGTTCGCCGAAGCCCTGCTCATCTTCTCGCTCATCTACTGCGCCTGGAGCGCAGCCGTCGCAAAACGACGAACGACTCCACAAACGCCACAACGCTCTCCCCGGCCAGTGCCCGCCTATAGCTGGTGGTTGCTGGCCGCCGTCGGAACAGGCGTAACCGCCCTGGCCATCCGCCAATTCGTACCCACCGGCGAAAACGTCTTCGGCCTGCAGCTCGGTTATTTCGCCAGCTACATCGTTCTCTTCGCCGTCGGCATCGCTGCATGGCGTCATGATTGGCTGCGTCAGCTTCGTTGGAGAGACGCGCAACCCTGGTTATTCATCACGGTCATCGCCTGGCCTTTCATGCCCGTCGGCATCGTGCTGGCGCGTAAGCTCTACGGACCAGGCAGGTCAAACTTCTCAGGAGGATTCTCCTGGACAGCAATCCTCTACGCCTTCTGGGAGCCGTTGATCGCCTGGGGAATCATCTCTCTCTGGCTGCTGGTATTCCGCGAACACATGAACAAGCCCTCTGCCATCTGGGACTGGCTCAACCGCCGCGCCTACGCCGTCTACATCCTGCACCCGCCAGTGCTGGTCACAATAGGCCTGCTTCTCCACCATTGGACCGCACCCGCACTGCTGAAATTCGGCGTCACCGGCATCCTGTCCGTTGCCGCCACCTGGCTAATCTCCGACCCGATAGTCCGTCTCCCCGGTATTCGCAAAATAGTCTAG
- a CDS encoding Rieske (2Fe-2S) protein has product MSGLVRICLGKKLPHEGEVREMHAGGRQFCVAMVDGEISVLDNLCPHKGGPLGQGFVEHGRVLCPWHDWSFDLKTGEQHKGKAQVRVYDVDVEDGELFVRLS; this is encoded by the coding sequence ATGTCTGGTCTGGTTCGGATTTGTCTTGGGAAGAAGCTGCCTCACGAGGGCGAGGTGCGTGAGATGCATGCCGGCGGCCGTCAGTTCTGCGTGGCGATGGTGGATGGAGAGATTTCAGTGCTGGATAATCTCTGCCCGCACAAGGGTGGGCCGCTGGGGCAGGGATTTGTCGAGCATGGGCGCGTGCTTTGTCCGTGGCATGACTGGTCGTTTGATCTCAAGACAGGGGAGCAGCATAAAGGTAAGGCTCAGGTGCGCGTCTATGATGTGGACGTTGAGGATGGGGAACTGTTCGTTCGGTTGTCCTGA